A window from Cryptomeria japonica chromosome 1, Sugi_1.0, whole genome shotgun sequence encodes these proteins:
- the LOC131064899 gene encoding probable pre-mRNA-splicing factor ATP-dependent RNA helicase DEAH2 has protein sequence MGSERKRKLSLFDVVDESAILGAKKSAFNLPAGNSNGLPLINRWTGRPFSQKYHDILEKRKTLPVWQQKVEFLETLEKNQTMILVGETGSGKTTQIPQFVVEAGYTSNRKQIACTQPRRVAAMSVSRRVAEEMDVTIGEEVGYSIRFEDCSGSKTVLKYLTDGMLLREAMTDPLLERYRVIILDEAHERTLATDVLFGLLKEVLRNRHDLKLVVMSATLEAEKFQAYFSGAPLMKVPGRLHPVEIFYTQEPERDYLEAAIRTVVQIHTCEPPGDILVFLTGEEEIEDACKKISKEVQNLGDQVGPVKAVPLYSTLPPAMQQRIFDAAPPPVKEGGPVGRKIVVSTNIAETSLTIDGIVYVIDPGFAKQKVYNPRIRVESLLVSPISKASAHQRSGRAGRTQPGKCFRLYTEKSFHNDLQPQTYPEILRSNLANVVLTLKKLGIDDLVHFDFMDPPAPETLMRALEVLNYLGALDDDGNLTKLGEMMSDFPLDPQMSKMLVVSPEFNCSNEILSISAMLSVPNCFLRPREAQKAADEAKARFSHIDGDHLTLLNVYHAYKQNNEDPTWCYENFVNARALKSADNVRQQLVRIMNRYNLKLCSTDFNSRDYYVNIRKAMLAGYFMQVAHLERTGHYLTVKDNQMVHLHPSNCLDHKPEWVIYNEYVLTSRNFIRTVTDIRGEWLIDIAPHYYDLSNFPQCEARRVLERLFLKREREKAESNRK, from the exons ATGGGGTCGGAGAGGAAAAGAAAGCTTAGCCTCTTTGATGTAGTGGACGAAAGCGCCATTCTTGGTGCTAAGAAATCTGCTTTTAATCTCCCTGCTGGCAATAGCAATGGATTGCCTCTCATCAACCGCTGGACGGGCCGACCGTTTTCTCAGAAGTATCACGATATTCTCGAGAAGAGGAAAACCCTTCCTGTGTGGCAGCAAAAGGTTGAGTTTCTCGAAACGTTGGAGAAAAATCAGACCATGATTTTGGTGGGAGAGACAGGCAGTGGCAAGACTACGCAG ATTCCACAGTTTGTGGTAGAAGCAGGATACACTTCCAACCGTAAGCAGATTGCCTGTACTCAGCCCCGTAGAGTGGCAGCAATGTCTGTATCTCGCAGAGTGGCTGAAGAAATGGATGTGACAATAGGAGAGGAAGTTGGTTACAGCATTCGTTTTGAAGATTGCAGTGGCTCAAAGACTGTTTTAAA GTACTTGACAGATGGTATGCTTCTTAGGGAAGCAATGACTGATCCACTGTTAGAGCGGTATAGAGTGATAATTCTTGATGAGGCACATGAAAGAACTTTGGCTACAGATGTCCTTTTTGGTCTTCTAAAGGAAGTTTTAAGAAATCGTCATGATTTGAAGCTTGTTGTTATGAGTGCTACTTTGGAAGCAGAAAAATTTCAAGCTTATTTCAGTGGTGCTCCACTTATGAAAGTACCAGGGAGGTTGCATCCGGTGGAGATATTCTACACACAGGAACCGGAGAGGGATTATTTGGAAGCAGCAATTAGGACAGTTGTGCAAATTCATACTTGTGAACCACCTGGGGATATACTTGTTTTCCTTACAGGAGAGGAGGAAATTGAAGATGCATgcaaaaaaatctcaaaagaagTTCAGAATCTGGGCGATCAGGTGGGGCCTGTTAAAGCTGTTCCACTGTATTCTACTCTACCTCCAGCAATGCAGCAAAGAATTTTTGATGCAGCTCCACCTCCTGTAAAAGAAGGTGGTCCAGTTGGAAGAAAAATTGTGGTATCCACAAACATTGCAGAAACATCTTTGACAATTGATGGTATAGTTTATGTGATTGACCCTGGATTTGCCAAGCAGAAAGTCTACAATCCTCGAATACGTGTAGAATCTTTGCTAGTTTCACCAATATCAAAGGCAAGTGCTCATCAGAGATCAGGGCGTGCAGGTCGTACACAGCCTGGAAAGTGCTTCAGATTATACACTGAAAAAAGTTTCCATAATGATCTTCAACCACAGACTTATCCAGAGATTCTACGTTCCAATTTAGCAAATGTAGTTCTCACTTTGAAAAAGCTTGGTATCGATGATTTAGTACATTTTGATTTCATGGATCCACCTGCACCAGAGACTTTGATGCGAGCATTGGAGGTTTTGAATTATCTGGGAGCTTTAGATGATGATGGAAACTTAACAAAGTTGGGGGAAATGATGAGTGACTTTCCACTGGATCCACAGATGTCCAAAATGCTGGTTGTCAGCCCTGAATTCAACTGCTCCAATGAAATTCTCTCCATTTCTGCAATGCTTTCAG TCCCCAATTGCTTTCTCCGGCCTAGGGAAGCTCAGAAAGCTGCTGATGAAGCCAAGGCTCGGTTCTCGCACATTGATGGAGATCACTTGACGTTGCTGAATGTTTACCATGCCTACAAGCAAAATA ATGAAGACCCTACATGGTGTTATGAAAACTTCGTCAATGCAAGAGCTCTTAAATCTGCTGACAATGTGAGACAACAACTTGTACGCATAATGAACAGATACAATCTCAAGTTGTGTAGCACTGACTTTAATAGTCGTGACTATTATGTAAATATACGAAAGGCAATGCTAGCAGGATATTTCATGCAGGTAGCTCACTTGGAACGCACAGGTCATTACCTAACAGTGAAAGACAATCAG ATGGTCCATCTACATCCTTCCAACTGTCTTGATCACAAGCCAGAGTGGGTCATATACAATGAATATGTATTGACAAGTAGAAACTTCATTCGCACTGTTACAGATATCCGTGGCGAGTG GCTGATTGACATTGCACCTCATTATTATGATTTGAGTAATTTTCCCCAGTGTGAGGCACGGCGTGTATTGGAGAGGCTCTTTCTTAAACGTGAGAGAGAGAAAGCAGAATCAAACAGAAAGTGA